In Phocoena sinus isolate mPhoSin1 chromosome 10, mPhoSin1.pri, whole genome shotgun sequence, a single genomic region encodes these proteins:
- the TMEM184B gene encoding transmembrane protein 184B isoform X1, whose product MTVRGAALAPDPASPTTAAASPSVSVMPEGSPTAMEQPVFLMTTAAQAISGFFVWTALLITCHQIYMHLRCYSCPNEQRYIVRILFIVPIYAFDSWLSLLFFTNDQYYVYFGTVRDCYEALVIYNFLSLCYEYLGGESSIMSEIRGKPIESSCMYGTCCLWGKTYSIGFLRFCKQATLQFCVVKPLMAVSTVVLQAFGKYRDGDFDVTSGYLYVTIIYNISVSLALYALFLFYFATRELLSPYSPVLKFFMVKSVIFLSFWQGMLLAILEKCGAIPKIHSARVSVGEGTVAAGYQDFIICVEMFFAALALRHAFTYKVYADKRLDAQVPTYGPYGRCAPMKSISSSLKETMNPHDIVQDAIHNFSPAYQQYTQQSTLEPGPTWRGGAHGLSRSHSLTGARDNEKTLLLSSDDEF is encoded by the exons ATGACTGTGAGGGGGGCCGCACTGGCCCCAGATCCAGCGTCGCCCACAACAGCAGCAGCCTCGCCCAGTGTCTCCGTGATGCCCGAAGGCAGCCCCACAGCTATGGAGCAGCCCGTGTTCCTGATGACAACCGCCGCTCAGGCCATCTCTGGCTTCTTCGTTTGGACGGCCCTGCTCATCACCTGCCACCAG ATCTACATGCACCTGCGCTGCTATAGCTGCCCCAACGAGCAGCGCTACATCGTCCGCATCCTCTTCATCGTGCCCATCTACGCCTTCGACTCCTGGCTCAGCCTCCTCTTCTTCACCAACGACCAGTACTATGTGTACTTTGGCACCGTGCGCGACTGCTACGAGG CCTTGGTCATCTATAATTTCCTGAGCCTGTGCTATGAATACCTTGGGGGGGAAAGTTCCATCATGTCAGAGATCAGAGGGAAGCCCATCGA GTCCAGCTGTATGTATGGCACGTGCTGCCTCTGGGGAAAGACTTACTCCATCGGATTTCTGCGGTTCTGCAAGCAG GCCACCCTGCAGTTCTGCGTGGTGAAGCCGCTCATGGCTGTCAGCACCGTGGTCCTCCAGGCCTTCGGCAAGTACCGAGACGGTGACTTTGA CGTCACCAGTGGCTACCTCTACGTGACCATCATCTACAACATCTCCGTCAGCCTGGCCCTGTACGCCCTCTTCCTCTTCTACTTTGCCACTCGGGAGCTGCTTAGCCCTTACAGCCCCGTCCTCAAGTTCTTCATGGTCAAGTCTgtcatctttctctccttctggcaAG GCATGCTCCTGGCCATCCTGGAGAAGTGCGGGGCCATCCCCAAGATCCACTCGGCCCGCGTGTCGGTGGGTGAGGGCACCGTGGCTGCTGGCTACCAGGACTTCATCATCTGCGTGGagatgttctttgcagctctggCCCTGCGGCACGCCTTCACCTACAAGGTCTACGCTGACAAGAGGCTGGACGCACAAG TGCCGACATACGGCCCTTACG GCCGCTGCGCCCCCATGAAGAGCATCTCCAGCAGCCTCAAGGAGACCATGAACCCGCACGACATCGTGCAGGATGCCATCCACAACTTCTCGCCCGCCTACCAGCAGTACACGCAGCAGTCCACCCTGGAGCCCGGGCCCACCTGGCGCGGGGGTGCCCACGGCCTCTCGCGCTCCCACAGCCTCACTGGTGCCCGGGACAACGAGAAGACCCTCCTGCTCAGCTCTGATGACGAGTTCTAG
- the TMEM184B gene encoding transmembrane protein 184B isoform X2, giving the protein MTVRGAALAPDPASPTTAAASPSVSVMPEGSPTAMEQPVFLMTTAAQAISGFFVWTALLITCHQIYMHLRCYSCPNEQRYIVRILFIVPIYAFDSWLSLLFFTNDQYYVYFGTVRDCYEALVIYNFLSLCYEYLGGESSIMSEIRGKPIESSCMYGTCCLWGKTYSIGFLRFCKQATLQFCVVKPLMAVSTVVLQAFGKYRDGDFDVTSGYLYVTIIYNISVSLALYALFLFYFATRELLSPYSPVLKFFMVKSVIFLSFWQGMLLAILEKCGAIPKIHSARVSVGEGTVAAGYQDFIICVEMFFAALALRHAFTYKVYADKRLDAQGRCAPMKSISSSLKETMNPHDIVQDAIHNFSPAYQQYTQQSTLEPGPTWRGGAHGLSRSHSLTGARDNEKTLLLSSDDEF; this is encoded by the exons ATGACTGTGAGGGGGGCCGCACTGGCCCCAGATCCAGCGTCGCCCACAACAGCAGCAGCCTCGCCCAGTGTCTCCGTGATGCCCGAAGGCAGCCCCACAGCTATGGAGCAGCCCGTGTTCCTGATGACAACCGCCGCTCAGGCCATCTCTGGCTTCTTCGTTTGGACGGCCCTGCTCATCACCTGCCACCAG ATCTACATGCACCTGCGCTGCTATAGCTGCCCCAACGAGCAGCGCTACATCGTCCGCATCCTCTTCATCGTGCCCATCTACGCCTTCGACTCCTGGCTCAGCCTCCTCTTCTTCACCAACGACCAGTACTATGTGTACTTTGGCACCGTGCGCGACTGCTACGAGG CCTTGGTCATCTATAATTTCCTGAGCCTGTGCTATGAATACCTTGGGGGGGAAAGTTCCATCATGTCAGAGATCAGAGGGAAGCCCATCGA GTCCAGCTGTATGTATGGCACGTGCTGCCTCTGGGGAAAGACTTACTCCATCGGATTTCTGCGGTTCTGCAAGCAG GCCACCCTGCAGTTCTGCGTGGTGAAGCCGCTCATGGCTGTCAGCACCGTGGTCCTCCAGGCCTTCGGCAAGTACCGAGACGGTGACTTTGA CGTCACCAGTGGCTACCTCTACGTGACCATCATCTACAACATCTCCGTCAGCCTGGCCCTGTACGCCCTCTTCCTCTTCTACTTTGCCACTCGGGAGCTGCTTAGCCCTTACAGCCCCGTCCTCAAGTTCTTCATGGTCAAGTCTgtcatctttctctccttctggcaAG GCATGCTCCTGGCCATCCTGGAGAAGTGCGGGGCCATCCCCAAGATCCACTCGGCCCGCGTGTCGGTGGGTGAGGGCACCGTGGCTGCTGGCTACCAGGACTTCATCATCTGCGTGGagatgttctttgcagctctggCCCTGCGGCACGCCTTCACCTACAAGGTCTACGCTGACAAGAGGCTGGACGCACAAG GCCGCTGCGCCCCCATGAAGAGCATCTCCAGCAGCCTCAAGGAGACCATGAACCCGCACGACATCGTGCAGGATGCCATCCACAACTTCTCGCCCGCCTACCAGCAGTACACGCAGCAGTCCACCCTGGAGCCCGGGCCCACCTGGCGCGGGGGTGCCCACGGCCTCTCGCGCTCCCACAGCCTCACTGGTGCCCGGGACAACGAGAAGACCCTCCTGCTCAGCTCTGATGACGAGTTCTAG
- the TMEM184B gene encoding transmembrane protein 184B isoform X3 — MGAETRDSGCWDCASWLEQFLALIYMHLRCYSCPNEQRYIVRILFIVPIYAFDSWLSLLFFTNDQYYVYFGTVRDCYEALVIYNFLSLCYEYLGGESSIMSEIRGKPIESSCMYGTCCLWGKTYSIGFLRFCKQATLQFCVVKPLMAVSTVVLQAFGKYRDGDFDVTSGYLYVTIIYNISVSLALYALFLFYFATRELLSPYSPVLKFFMVKSVIFLSFWQGMLLAILEKCGAIPKIHSARVSVGEGTVAAGYQDFIICVEMFFAALALRHAFTYKVYADKRLDAQGRCAPMKSISSSLKETMNPHDIVQDAIHNFSPAYQQYTQQSTLEPGPTWRGGAHGLSRSHSLTGARDNEKTLLLSSDDEF; from the exons ATGGGAGCGGAGACGAGAGACTCTGGCTGCTGGGACTGTGCATCGTGGTTAGAGCAGTTCTTGGCACTT ATCTACATGCACCTGCGCTGCTATAGCTGCCCCAACGAGCAGCGCTACATCGTCCGCATCCTCTTCATCGTGCCCATCTACGCCTTCGACTCCTGGCTCAGCCTCCTCTTCTTCACCAACGACCAGTACTATGTGTACTTTGGCACCGTGCGCGACTGCTACGAGG CCTTGGTCATCTATAATTTCCTGAGCCTGTGCTATGAATACCTTGGGGGGGAAAGTTCCATCATGTCAGAGATCAGAGGGAAGCCCATCGA GTCCAGCTGTATGTATGGCACGTGCTGCCTCTGGGGAAAGACTTACTCCATCGGATTTCTGCGGTTCTGCAAGCAG GCCACCCTGCAGTTCTGCGTGGTGAAGCCGCTCATGGCTGTCAGCACCGTGGTCCTCCAGGCCTTCGGCAAGTACCGAGACGGTGACTTTGA CGTCACCAGTGGCTACCTCTACGTGACCATCATCTACAACATCTCCGTCAGCCTGGCCCTGTACGCCCTCTTCCTCTTCTACTTTGCCACTCGGGAGCTGCTTAGCCCTTACAGCCCCGTCCTCAAGTTCTTCATGGTCAAGTCTgtcatctttctctccttctggcaAG GCATGCTCCTGGCCATCCTGGAGAAGTGCGGGGCCATCCCCAAGATCCACTCGGCCCGCGTGTCGGTGGGTGAGGGCACCGTGGCTGCTGGCTACCAGGACTTCATCATCTGCGTGGagatgttctttgcagctctggCCCTGCGGCACGCCTTCACCTACAAGGTCTACGCTGACAAGAGGCTGGACGCACAAG GCCGCTGCGCCCCCATGAAGAGCATCTCCAGCAGCCTCAAGGAGACCATGAACCCGCACGACATCGTGCAGGATGCCATCCACAACTTCTCGCCCGCCTACCAGCAGTACACGCAGCAGTCCACCCTGGAGCCCGGGCCCACCTGGCGCGGGGGTGCCCACGGCCTCTCGCGCTCCCACAGCCTCACTGGTGCCCGGGACAACGAGAAGACCCTCCTGCTCAGCTCTGATGACGAGTTCTAG